In Buchnera aphidicola (Kaburagia rhusicola ensigallis), the following are encoded in one genomic region:
- the ftsH gene encoding ATP-dependent zinc metalloprotease FtsH: MAKNLILWLVISVILMSIFQNFNYNSINYRKVDYSTFLSEVNQDQIRETYINGREIHVIKKDNSKYITYIPINDPKLLDTLLVKDVKVIGVIQEEPGFFTSIFISWFPMLLLIGVWIFFMRQMQIGGGKGAMSFGKSKARMLPEDQIKVTFSDVAGCDEAKSEVKELVDYLREPSRFQKLGGKIPKGILMVGPPGTGKTLLAKAIAGEAKVPFFTISGSDFVEMFVGVGASRVRDMFEHSRKSAPCIIFIDEIDAVGRQRGTGLGGGHDEREQTLNQMLVEMDGFDGNEGIILIAATNRPDVLDPALLRPGRFDRQIFVALPDIKGRSQIIKIHMKKLPLGKDVDPMIIARGTPGFSGADLANLVNEAALFAARTNNQVVSMFDFERAKDKIIMGTERRSMVITDKQKESTAYHEAGHVIVGRLVPEHDPVHKVTIIPRGRALGATFFLPEDDILSVSKNKLESQISTLYGGRLAEEIIYGMDNVSTGAFNDIKVATSLARNMVTQWGFSEKLGPLLYAEEEGEIFLGKTVSKSKHMSNETARIIDEEVKVLIEKNYKRAKDILDKNLDILHSMKDALIKYETIDFHQINDLMNRKPVKHPDGWNEDND, translated from the coding sequence ATGGCTAAGAACCTAATTCTTTGGTTGGTAATTTCGGTTATATTAATGTCTATCTTTCAGAATTTTAATTATAATAGTATAAATTATAGAAAAGTCGATTATTCTACTTTTTTATCAGAAGTCAATCAAGATCAAATTCGCGAAACATATATTAATGGACGTGAAATTCATGTAATAAAAAAAGATAATAGTAAATATATAACTTATATTCCTATAAATGATCCCAAATTGCTTGATACTTTGTTAGTAAAAGATGTGAAAGTAATAGGAGTTATACAGGAAGAACCAGGTTTTTTTACTTCTATTTTCATTTCATGGTTTCCTATGTTGTTGTTAATTGGAGTGTGGATTTTTTTCATGCGTCAAATGCAAATTGGTGGTGGAAAAGGTGCTATGTCGTTCGGAAAAAGTAAAGCTAGAATGTTACCTGAAGATCAAATAAAAGTTACTTTTTCTGATGTAGCAGGATGTGATGAAGCAAAGTCTGAGGTAAAAGAATTAGTAGATTATCTGAGAGAACCTAGTAGATTTCAAAAGTTAGGAGGGAAAATACCAAAAGGGATATTAATGGTGGGTCCACCTGGAACTGGAAAAACTCTTTTAGCTAAAGCAATTGCGGGTGAAGCTAAAGTTCCTTTTTTTACCATCTCAGGTTCTGATTTTGTAGAAATGTTTGTAGGTGTAGGGGCATCTAGAGTTCGTGATATGTTCGAACATTCAAGAAAGTCTGCTCCATGCATAATTTTTATTGATGAAATTGATGCTGTGGGTCGTCAAAGAGGAACGGGATTAGGTGGCGGACATGATGAGCGAGAACAAACATTAAATCAAATGTTAGTAGAAATGGATGGTTTTGATGGAAATGAAGGAATAATCCTTATTGCTGCAACTAATCGTCCAGATGTTTTAGATCCTGCTTTGTTAAGACCTGGTAGATTTGATCGCCAAATATTTGTGGCATTACCTGATATTAAAGGTCGCTCACAAATAATTAAAATTCATATGAAAAAATTGCCTTTGGGAAAAGATGTAGATCCTATGATTATAGCTCGTGGCACTCCTGGATTTTCTGGAGCAGATCTGGCTAATTTAGTTAATGAAGCAGCATTGTTTGCAGCTCGTACTAATAATCAGGTAGTATCAATGTTTGATTTTGAACGAGCAAAAGATAAAATTATTATGGGGACTGAAAGAAGATCAATGGTAATAACAGATAAGCAAAAGGAGTCTACAGCATATCATGAAGCAGGGCACGTTATTGTAGGTAGATTAGTACCAGAACACGATCCTGTACACAAAGTAACTATTATTCCAAGAGGTAGGGCATTGGGGGCAACCTTTTTTTTACCGGAAGATGATATATTGAGTGTTAGTAAAAATAAGTTAGAAAGTCAAATATCAACATTGTATGGAGGTAGATTAGCAGAAGAAATTATTTATGGTATGGATAATGTTTCTACAGGTGCATTTAATGATATTAAGGTGGCCACTAGCTTAGCTCGAAATATGGTTACGCAATGGGGTTTTTCGGAAAAATTAGGTCCTCTTTTGTATGCAGAAGAAGAAGGTGAGATATTTTTAGGCAAAACAGTATCAAAATCTAAACATATGTCCAATGAAACTGCGAGAATTATAGATGAAGAGGTAAAAGTTTTAATTGAGAAGAATTATAAAAGAGCTAAAGATATATTAGATAAAAATTTAGATATTCTTCATTCTATGAAAGATGCATTAATAAAATATGAAACAATTGATTTTCATCAAATTAATGATTTAATGAATAGAAAACCTGTCAAGCACCCTGATGGGTGGAATGAAGATAATGATTAA
- a CDS encoding SAM-dependent methyltransferase produces MSKTRSLSSKIWLKRHNKDRYVNLAWKYNIRSRSHFKLDQIHSVTQLFRKGMTVMDLGSSPGSWSEYAKKQIGRRGSIIACDVLPMLPIRGVFFIQGDIRDPKFFNFLLNHVKDKKIDLIMSDIAPNMSGFYCIDHCRSIELNQLVLKISTQLLFDNGKLVMKSFYGKQFRTLIEKIHVLFFKVQIFKPNASQTRSKEVYIIASGRRK; encoded by the coding sequence ATGTCAAAAACTCGTTCTTTGAGTTCAAAAATATGGTTAAAACGACATAATAAAGATCGATACGTTAACTTAGCTTGGAAATATAATATTCGTTCTAGGTCACATTTTAAGTTAGATCAAATACATAGTGTTACTCAGTTATTTAGAAAAGGTATGACTGTGATGGATTTAGGGTCTTCTCCTGGAAGTTGGTCTGAATATGCTAAAAAACAAATAGGAAGAAGAGGGTCTATTATAGCATGTGATGTATTACCTATGTTACCAATTAGAGGTGTTTTTTTTATTCAAGGAGATATTAGAGATCCAAAGTTTTTTAATTTTTTATTAAACCATGTAAAGGATAAGAAAATAGATTTGATTATGTCTGATATAGCCCCTAATATGAGCGGATTTTATTGTATTGATCATTGTCGTTCTATAGAATTAAATCAATTGGTGTTAAAAATTTCTACGCAGTTATTATTCGATAATGGAAAGTTGGTAATGAAATCGTTTTATGGAAAACAATTTCGTACGTTAATTGAAAAAATTCATGTCTTATTTTTTAAAGTACAAATTTTTAAACCAAATGCATCTCAAACTCGTTCTAAAGAAGTATATATTATAGCTTCTGGACGAAGAAAATAA
- the greA gene encoding transcription elongation factor GreA — MNDKIPMTLLGAEKLRRELEILKKIKRPKIIASIIEARQHGDLKENAEYIAAKEEQSFCEGKIKDIELKLSKAQIIDITKIKNYGTVVFGSTVTIRNINTNKIFTYRIVGDDESNFRLNLISINSPMSRGLIGKKNNDVAIIETPSGNVKYEVLNILYI; from the coding sequence ATGAACGATAAAATCCCAATGACATTATTAGGTGCCGAAAAGCTTCGTAGAGAACTTGAAATACTTAAAAAAATAAAAAGGCCTAAAATTATCGCTTCTATAATAGAAGCTAGGCAACATGGTGATTTGAAAGAAAATGCAGAATACATTGCAGCTAAAGAAGAACAAAGTTTTTGCGAAGGAAAAATTAAAGATATTGAGTTAAAGTTATCTAAAGCACAAATAATTGATATTACTAAAATAAAAAATTATGGAACTGTAGTTTTTGGATCTACAGTAACTATACGTAATATTAACACTAACAAAATTTTTACTTACCGTATTGTAGGTGATGATGAATCAAATTTTCGATTAAATTTAATTTCTATTAATTCCCCTATGTCTAGAGGTTTAATTGGAAAAAAAAATAATGATGTTGCTATAATAGAAACTCCATCTGGAAATGTAAAATATGAAGTTCTAAATATACTATATATATAG
- a CDS encoding BolA/IbaG family iron-sulfur metabolism protein, with product MITEKIKHLLIQSLSLHQVKVTGNNNYIEIIAIDDVFHNKSEVEKQKIIYSKLMNYIIDKTIHSISIKTYSLKEWKKIKNNP from the coding sequence ATGATTACAGAGAAAATCAAACATTTACTCATTCAATCTCTATCATTACATCAGGTAAAAGTAACTGGAAATAATAACTACATTGAAATAATAGCTATTGACGATGTATTTCACAATAAAAGCGAAGTAGAAAAACAAAAAATAATTTATTCTAAATTGATGAACTATATTATAGATAAAACTATTCATTCTATTTCAATAAAAACATACTCTTTAAAAGAATGGAAAAAAATAAAAAATAATCCGTGA
- the murA gene encoding UDP-N-acetylglucosamine 1-carboxyvinyltransferase, with product MKNEKCYITGPTHLSGDIKISGSKNSALPIMITSILSEKPIELHNVPMLQDTKNIIKILTKLKVKIKVKKTIYIDSSDIKNCTIPNDMTKKTRASIWILGPLLARFNYAKISFPGGCKIGSRKIDLHIFGLTRLGASITIHDNHIIGSVMKKLKGTNIVLSKKSVGATITIMSTAAVAIGITTISNAAQEPEIIDVANFLNSLGAKIFGAGSKKIVIQGVNKLHGSIYKIIPDRIETGTFLIAAAISNGHIVCHNTQPKMLTSVLQKLTKAGAKIEIGNDWISLNMNNIRPTATNIITSPYPGFPTDLQAQFTLLNLISNGTSIVTETIFENRFIHIPELKKMGAMAIIRKRSVFCYGVKKLNSAKITALDLRGSASLILAGCIAYGQTIIANSHFVTRGYENFYKKLNTIGAKIKINKSI from the coding sequence GTGAAAAACGAAAAATGTTATATAACCGGGCCTACTCACCTTTCTGGCGATATAAAAATATCCGGTTCAAAAAATTCTGCTTTACCTATAATGATAACATCAATATTGTCTGAAAAACCAATAGAATTACATAATGTTCCGATGCTTCAAGACACTAAAAATATAATAAAAATATTAACTAAATTAAAAGTTAAAATAAAAGTTAAAAAAACAATATATATAGATTCTAGTGACATTAAAAATTGTACCATACCTAACGATATGACAAAAAAAACGCGTGCTTCAATTTGGATTTTAGGACCTTTATTAGCAAGATTTAATTATGCGAAAATATCTTTTCCAGGAGGATGCAAAATAGGAAGTAGAAAAATTGATTTACATATATTTGGACTTACTCGATTAGGAGCTAGTATCACTATACATGATAATCACATTATCGGATCAGTAATGAAAAAGTTAAAAGGAACTAACATTGTATTATCTAAAAAAAGTGTAGGAGCAACTATTACTATTATGAGCACAGCTGCTGTAGCTATAGGAATTACTACAATATCTAACGCTGCGCAAGAACCTGAGATCATTGATGTTGCTAATTTTCTTAACAGCTTAGGAGCCAAAATTTTTGGAGCCGGAAGTAAAAAAATTGTCATCCAAGGAGTAAATAAACTACATGGAAGCATATATAAAATTATACCAGATAGAATTGAAACAGGCACTTTTTTAATAGCAGCAGCAATATCTAATGGACATATTGTTTGCCATAATACTCAACCAAAAATGTTAACATCTGTTCTACAAAAATTAACTAAAGCAGGAGCAAAAATAGAAATAGGAAATGATTGGATTAGTCTTAATATGAATAATATTCGTCCTACAGCAACTAATATTATAACCTCTCCATATCCAGGATTTCCAACTGATCTACAAGCACAATTTACACTATTAAATTTAATATCAAATGGAACAAGCATAGTTACTGAAACAATATTTGAAAATCGCTTTATACACATACCTGAATTAAAAAAAATGGGAGCAATGGCAATAATAAGAAAACGTTCAGTTTTTTGTTATGGAGTTAAGAAATTAAATTCAGCTAAGATAACTGCATTAGACTTAAGGGGGTCAGCTAGTTTGATATTAGCTGGATGCATTGCGTATGGACAAACAATTATCGCAAATTCTCATTTCGTTACCAGAGGATATGAAAATTTTTATAAAAAGCTTAACACCATAGGAGCTAAAATTAAAATAAATAAATCTATTTAA
- the rplU gene encoding 50S ribosomal protein L21, with translation MYAIFINGGKQYKAKKGQTIRLEKLHHSIGDNIQFEKILMISDKNEVIIGKPLLLDSFISANVIKHGRNKKINIIKFNRRKHHKKNQGHRQHFTEILITNIHKH, from the coding sequence ATGTACGCAATTTTTATCAATGGCGGCAAACAATATAAAGCTAAAAAAGGGCAAACAATTAGGTTAGAAAAATTACACCACTCAATTGGAGACAATATACAATTTGAAAAAATTTTAATGATTTCAGATAAAAATGAAGTAATAATAGGAAAACCTCTATTATTAGATAGCTTTATATCGGCTAATGTTATAAAACATGGACGTAACAAAAAAATTAATATAATTAAATTTAATCGTAGAAAACATCATAAAAAAAACCAAGGTCATCGCCAACATTTCACTGAAATTTTAATTACAAATATTCACAAACATTAA
- the rpmA gene encoding 50S ribosomal protein L27 has product MAHKKAGGSTRNGRDSHAKRLGIKRFGGELVLSGSIIVRQKGTKFHAGTNVGCGKDHTLFATTKGKIKFTKKGLKNKTYVNVIAQ; this is encoded by the coding sequence ATGGCTCATAAAAAAGCAGGAGGGTCAACCAGAAACGGAAGAGACTCACATGCCAAAAGATTAGGAATAAAACGTTTTGGAGGAGAATTAGTACTTTCAGGAAGTATTATTGTTCGTCAAAAAGGTACAAAATTTCATGCAGGCACAAACGTAGGATGTGGAAAAGACCATACATTATTTGCTACTACTAAAGGAAAAATAAAATTTACAAAAAAAGGATTAAAAAATAAAACATATGTAAATGTCATTGCGCAATAA
- the cgtA gene encoding Obg family GTPase CgtA: protein MKFLDQAIIYITAGNGGNGCVSFRREKYIPKGGPDGGDGGNGGNIWLQANRNLNTLIDFRFKKNFKAQDGKNGNNKKKSGKKGKDIIIQVPIGTRIIDNNTNEIIDDIKNNKQLTLIAKGGWHGLGNTRFKSSINRTPKKRTLGTKGETREIKLELILLADVGTLGLPNSGKSTLVSNLSAAKTKISNYPFTTLIPVLGTVKIKNSKNFIIADIPGLIKGASKGYGLGIQFLKHLERCNLLLHIIDISIKNPRFILNNIQIILKELKSYSTKLYNKPVWMIFNKIDLMSQNEIKKITNFIQKNFKLTQPYYLISSIHNIGIQEMCKDISNFIEKDELVYKQHNI, encoded by the coding sequence ATGAAATTTCTAGATCAAGCAATAATTTATATAACTGCTGGAAATGGAGGAAATGGATGTGTTAGTTTTAGACGAGAAAAATATATCCCAAAAGGAGGACCTGATGGAGGTGATGGAGGCAATGGAGGTAACATTTGGTTGCAGGCTAATAGAAATTTAAATACTTTAATTGATTTTAGATTCAAAAAAAATTTTAAAGCTCAGGATGGAAAAAATGGAAATAACAAAAAAAAATCAGGAAAAAAAGGAAAAGACATTATTATTCAAGTACCCATAGGAACAAGAATTATTGACAACAATACTAACGAAATAATAGATGATATTAAAAATAATAAACAATTAACTTTAATAGCTAAAGGTGGATGGCATGGATTAGGCAATACAAGATTTAAATCTTCAATCAATAGAACCCCTAAAAAACGAACTTTAGGAACAAAGGGAGAAACAAGAGAAATCAAACTAGAACTAATATTGTTAGCTGACGTAGGTACACTAGGATTACCAAATTCTGGAAAATCTACTTTAGTGAGTAATTTATCAGCAGCAAAAACTAAAATATCAAATTATCCTTTTACGACATTAATACCCGTATTAGGAACAGTAAAAATTAAAAATTCCAAAAATTTTATTATTGCTGATATACCAGGATTGATTAAAGGAGCTTCAAAAGGATATGGACTAGGAATTCAATTTTTAAAACATTTAGAGCGATGTAACCTATTATTACATATAATTGATATTTCTATAAAAAACCCACGTTTTATATTAAATAATATACAAATCATCTTAAAAGAACTAAAAAGTTATAGCACAAAATTATATAACAAACCAGTATGGATGATATTTAATAAAATTGATTTAATGAGTCAAAATGAAATAAAAAAAATTACTAATTTTATTCAAAAAAATTTTAAACTTACGCAACCCTATTATTTAATTTCGTCCATACATAACATTGGAATTCAAGAAATGTGTAAAGACATTTCAAATTTTATAGAAAAAGATGAACTTGTTTACAAACAACACAATATTTAA
- the rpsI gene encoding 30S ribosomal protein S9, with protein MNTVYNYGTGRRKSSSARVFLKSGKGEITVNNRSLEKYFGCKTTLMIIKQPLELVNMLNKCDLYITVKGGGTSGQAGAIRHGITRALIEYDSSFRNTLRKSGFVTRDSRQVERKKVGFRKARKRPQFSKR; from the coding sequence ATGAATACAGTATATAATTATGGAACTGGTCGTAGGAAAAGTTCTTCTGCTCGAGTTTTTCTAAAATCTGGAAAAGGAGAGATTACAGTTAATAATCGTTCATTAGAAAAATATTTTGGATGTAAAACTACTTTAATGATAATAAAGCAGCCTTTGGAATTAGTTAATATGCTAAATAAATGCGATTTGTATATTACTGTTAAAGGCGGTGGAACTTCAGGACAAGCTGGTGCGATTCGTCATGGAATTACTCGTGCATTAATAGAGTATGATTCGTCTTTTCGAAATACGTTAAGGAAATCAGGTTTTGTAACTCGAGATTCTCGTCAAGTAGAAAGAAAAAAAGTAGGTTTTAGAAAAGCGCGGAAACGACCTCAGTTTTCTAAACGTTAA
- the rplM gene encoding 50S ribosomal protein L13 yields MKSFSAKKHEIERSWYCIDAEGCILGRLASAIALRLRGKHKVEYTPHVDVGDYLIVINASKIKVTGKKYTDKIYYHHTGYIGGIKKITFKEMISRFPTRVIETAVKGMLPKGPLGRDMFKKLKVYSTKYHSHIAQNPTMLVI; encoded by the coding sequence ATGAAAAGTTTTTCTGCTAAAAAACATGAAATAGAGCGATCATGGTATTGCATTGATGCTGAAGGATGTATTTTAGGAAGATTAGCTTCTGCTATTGCGCTTCGATTGCGCGGAAAACATAAAGTAGAATATACTCCTCATGTAGATGTTGGTGATTATTTGATCGTTATTAATGCTAGTAAAATAAAAGTAACAGGTAAAAAATATACTGATAAAATTTATTATCATCATACTGGATACATAGGAGGTATTAAAAAAATAACATTTAAGGAAATGATATCTCGTTTTCCTACTAGAGTTATTGAAACTGCAGTAAAAGGCATGCTTCCAAAAGGACCTCTTGGTCGAGATATGTTTAAAAAACTTAAAGTATATTCTACGAAGTATCATAGTCATATAGCACAAAATCCAACAATGTTGGTTATTTAA
- a CDS encoding chorismate mutase: MTSMSALLALRNIINTVDKNLITLLAKRKKIAIQIAEIKAKKNYPIKDIEREQSLLNDLIAFGKINNLDKKYIYNLFSIIINNSIITQNNWIKNNHYQNEKLKSFSFLGDFGSYSYEATQKYAKKYYQFFKKNYCNNFQEIINHVEQNKSDYAVLPIENNTSGSIHETYTILIHTQLSIIGEINIPINHCLLSQQETQFVNIKTIYSHKQPFIQCNKFIKHFPDWKLKYTDSTTDAMKTVSNDTNFRSAALGNEKCKKKYQLKVISRNISDLKNNATRFIILRKKNKDVPTNIPSITTIMISIKNNNHLIEEIVQILKKYNLKIRQLKSHILSKTSSDVIIFIDIKNHISTNQMKKTLYELKNITSVKTLGCYPADKYPL, translated from the coding sequence ATGACGTCTATGAGTGCTTTACTAGCCTTACGCAATATTATTAATACTGTAGATAAAAATTTAATTACTTTACTCGCTAAAAGAAAAAAAATAGCAATACAAATAGCGGAAATAAAAGCTAAAAAAAACTATCCGATAAAAGATATAGAAAGAGAACAATCATTGCTAAATGATCTTATTGCGTTTGGAAAAATAAACAACCTTGATAAAAAATATATTTATAATTTATTTAGTATTATCATTAACAATTCAATTATAACTCAAAATAATTGGATAAAAAATAACCATTACCAAAACGAAAAATTAAAAAGTTTTTCTTTTCTTGGTGACTTCGGATCATATTCTTATGAAGCTACTCAAAAATACGCTAAAAAATATTACCAATTTTTTAAAAAAAACTATTGCAATAATTTTCAAGAAATCATCAACCACGTAGAACAAAATAAATCTGATTATGCAGTACTACCCATTGAAAATAATACCTCTGGATCAATTCATGAAACATATACTATTTTAATACACACTCAATTATCAATAATTGGAGAAATTAATATTCCTATCAATCACTGTTTACTATCTCAGCAAGAAACTCAATTCGTTAACATTAAAACAATTTATAGTCATAAACAACCATTTATACAATGCAACAAATTTATTAAACATTTTCCTGATTGGAAACTAAAATATACCGATAGTACAACTGACGCAATGAAAACAGTATCTAATGATACTAATTTCAGATCTGCCGCATTAGGAAATGAAAAATGTAAGAAAAAATATCAATTAAAAGTGATATCTAGAAATATTTCTGATTTAAAAAATAATGCAACTCGATTTATAATATTAAGAAAAAAAAACAAAGATGTGCCAACGAATATACCATCTATAACAACAATTATGATATCAATCAAAAATAATAATCACCTAATTGAAGAAATAGTTCAAATACTCAAAAAATACAATTTAAAAATTAGGCAACTAAAATCTCATATTCTTTCTAAAACATCATCAGATGTAATAATATTTATTGATATTAAAAATCATATTAGCACTAATCAAATGAAAAAAACTCTTTACGAATTAAAAAACATTACTTCAGTTAAAACATTAGGATGTTATCCAGCAGATAAATATCCTTTATAA
- the ffh gene encoding signal recognition particle protein — translation MFNNLTDKFLKIFNKLSNRGRLTENNIKETLREVRKTLLEADVALSVVRSFIDSVSKSAIGSNINKSFTPGQELIKIVKEKLTKILGKGNNDLNLSKQVPTVIMVIGLQGQGKTTSITKLGKMIQDTYKKKILAVSTDIYRPAAIKQLELLSKKAKIDFYPSNTNQNPIIIAKEALKFAKLKLYDTLLIDTAGRLHIDEYMMNEISNIYEETKPIETLLVIDAMIGQDAVNIAHKFSNNIPITGFIITKTDSDARAGIILSMKYITQKPIKFISTGEKLNEFEVFHSNRVVNRILGMGDVLSIIENIEKKINKKNIKKLTYTIKSREKFDYHDLLIQIKQIKKLGNITTILGKLPKKTKIFNSIHNNINEKLLLQMETIIYSMTSKEKKQPELIKGSRKRRIAKGSGLSIQEINLLLKQFNNIKKIIQMIKKGGINKMMRGISSIINNTSLKS, via the coding sequence ATGTTTAACAATTTAACCGATAAATTTTTAAAAATTTTTAATAAACTTTCTAACAGAGGAAGATTAACTGAAAATAATATAAAAGAAACTTTAAGAGAAGTAAGAAAAACTTTGCTAGAAGCAGATGTTGCATTATCAGTAGTACGAAGTTTTATAGATTCTGTATCAAAGAGCGCTATTGGTAGTAATATCAATAAAAGTTTCACTCCTGGACAAGAACTAATAAAAATAGTAAAAGAAAAATTAACGAAAATATTAGGAAAAGGAAACAATGATTTAAATTTATCAAAACAAGTCCCAACGGTAATAATGGTAATTGGACTACAAGGACAAGGAAAAACAACAAGTATAACAAAGTTAGGAAAAATGATACAAGACACCTATAAGAAAAAAATTTTAGCAGTATCTACAGACATATATAGACCTGCAGCCATAAAACAATTAGAACTATTATCGAAAAAAGCAAAAATTGATTTCTACCCTTCAAATACCAATCAAAATCCAATAATAATAGCTAAAGAAGCGTTAAAATTCGCTAAATTAAAATTGTATGATACATTATTAATTGATACTGCTGGGAGATTGCATATTGACGAATATATGATGAATGAAATTTCAAATATATATGAAGAAACGAAACCTATAGAAACTCTACTAGTTATTGATGCTATGATAGGTCAAGATGCAGTAAATATTGCTCATAAATTTAGTAATAATATACCTATTACCGGATTTATTATAACTAAAACAGATAGTGATGCCAGAGCAGGCATTATACTCTCAATGAAATATATTACACAAAAACCAATTAAATTCATAAGTACTGGAGAAAAATTGAATGAATTTGAAGTATTTCATTCCAATAGAGTTGTAAACCGAATTCTCGGAATGGGTGATGTTTTATCTATTATAGAAAATATTGAAAAAAAAATTAATAAAAAAAACATTAAAAAATTAACTTATACAATAAAAAGTCGAGAAAAATTTGATTACCACGATTTATTAATACAAATAAAACAAATTAAAAAACTGGGAAATATCACTACAATATTAGGAAAATTACCAAAAAAAACGAAAATATTTAATTCCATTCACAATAATATAAATGAAAAACTATTATTACAAATGGAAACTATAATATATTCTATGACTTCAAAAGAAAAAAAACAACCAGAACTTATAAAAGGATCAAGAAAACGTCGAATTGCAAAAGGATCAGGGTTATCAATACAGGAAATAAATTTGCTATTAAAACAATTTAATAACATAAAAAAAATAATACAAATGATCAAAAAAGGTGGAATAAATAAAATGATGAGAGGAATAAGTAGCATAATAAACAATACATCTTTAAAATCATAA
- the rpsP gene encoding 30S ribosomal protein S16 — protein sequence MVKIRLSRVGVKKRPFYQVIIADSRCPRNGRFIEKVGFFNPIPSQNPSNDIYINYTRIKYWIKNGALMSSRVKHLIKNFSKIKNKKV from the coding sequence ATGGTAAAAATTCGTTTGTCAAGAGTAGGAGTTAAAAAACGCCCATTTTATCAAGTTATTATCGCTGATAGCCGATGTCCTAGAAATGGAAGATTTATTGAAAAAGTAGGATTTTTTAATCCAATACCATCACAAAATCCTAGTAATGATATTTATATAAATTATACTAGAATAAAATATTGGATAAAAAATGGAGCGTTAATGTCTAGTAGAGTCAAGCACTTAATTAAAAATTTTTCTAAAATAAAAAATAAAAAGGTGTAA
- the trmD gene encoding tRNA (guanosine(37)-N1)-methyltransferase TrmD produces the protein MHIGIISIFPNMFHTVINYGITRKAIHKGIMKLDIFNPRNYTKNKYRNVDNRPYGGGPGMLMQAQPLKLAIENAKSKLECDAKVLYLSPKGCKINQEKIVQLSKTQHIILLCGRYKGIDERLIHSKIINEEISIGDYILSGGELPAMILIDMICRLLPGSLNAIKSKQHDSFYKGLLDCPHYTRPKIFHNIEVPDVLLSGNHKKIKTWRLQQSLGQTWIKRPDLLNNITLTKEEHNLLEQFKAKKLKSKT, from the coding sequence TTGCATATAGGAATAATTAGTATCTTTCCAAACATGTTTCATACCGTAATCAATTATGGAATTACTAGAAAAGCCATTCATAAAGGAATAATGAAACTTGATATCTTTAATCCAAGAAATTACACAAAAAATAAATATCGAAATGTCGATAATCGTCCTTACGGAGGAGGACCTGGTATGCTTATGCAAGCACAACCATTAAAATTGGCCATTGAAAATGCAAAATCTAAATTAGAATGTGATGCAAAAGTACTTTATTTATCGCCGAAAGGATGTAAAATAAATCAAGAAAAAATTGTGCAGTTATCAAAAACGCAACACATAATTTTGTTATGCGGTAGATACAAGGGAATAGACGAACGACTTATACATAGCAAAATAATAAATGAAGAAATATCTATTGGCGATTACATTCTTAGCGGGGGAGAATTACCCGCTATGATCTTAATTGATATGATATGTCGATTACTTCCTGGTTCTTTAAACGCGATAAAATCAAAACAACATGATTCGTTTTATAAAGGACTATTAGATTGTCCTCATTACACTCGACCAAAAATTTTTCATAATATAGAAGTTCCTGACGTTCTATTATCTGGAAATCACAAAAAAATAAAAACGTGGAGACTACAACAATCACTAGGGCAAACTTGGATAAAAAGACCAGATTTATTGAATAACATCACACTTACAAAAGAAGAACACAATTTATTAGAACAATTTAAAGCAAAAAAATTAAAATCAAAAACATGA